A genome region from Pseudanabaena sp. Chao 1811 includes the following:
- a CDS encoding VOC family protein yields the protein MEIDYIALFVSDVGRSLIFYRDALGFRFEKPAKTDSAEGYSGNLKIGLYDRCWLPKLFGDRGKQIISGNPFLLSMTVDDLDQVYQELCDRQANISIGIIAPPRIMPWGQKILFLNDPDGNLLEIVQGSL from the coding sequence ATGGAAATCGACTACATTGCTTTATTTGTTTCTGATGTGGGGCGATCGCTAATTTTTTATCGCGATGCATTAGGATTTCGCTTTGAGAAACCTGCTAAGACTGATAGTGCTGAGGGTTATAGCGGCAATCTGAAAATAGGACTTTATGATCGCTGTTGGTTGCCAAAACTATTTGGCGATCGCGGTAAGCAAATTATCAGTGGTAATCCCTTTTTACTATCGATGACCGTTGATGATCTTGATCAGGTATATCAAGAACTATGCGATCGGCAAGCTAATATCTCCATAGGTATAATTGCACCACCTAGAATCATGCCTTGGGGACAAAAAATATTATTTTTAAACGATCCCGATGGCAATCTTTTAGAAATTGTCCAAGGCAGCCTCTAA
- a CDS encoding folate/biopterin family MFS transporter has product MLIQSDWLKSLRGRSFDLELGAIAIIYFVQGAMAISQLAVSFFLKDDLGLSPAEVASMVGITMIPWTIKPLYGLISDGFPIFGYRRRPYLLISSVLGIFSWSSMGLWVTTPFWAIAMIAFGSLSLACSDAITDALIVQRARLEPEGDAGSLQSFSWIASSIGAIMSAYLSGYLLEHFGAKFVFEITAILPLLVGISAFAIADPPMSTVYIVAPDKSATNLESATPATLSRNSQLWMSLKFNFGQLRQAFTNKAIWLPTLFLFIWQATPSSDTAFFYFTTNELKFNPEFLGTIKFFASWAGLLGVWLFQRFFKAVPTRKIFFWTTIISTVLGLTSLLLVTHTNRALGIDDRWFSLGDSLILTVAGRIAFMPVLVLAARLCPEGIEATLFALLMSVINISALCSFQLGAVLTHFLGVTESNFDNLWLLITIANISSLLPLPFLKWLPDEKNGKFHQSNQTTALPDSQSLDIKNELVSEQPEVVLQENP; this is encoded by the coding sequence GTGCTAATCCAATCAGACTGGCTCAAAAGCTTACGAGGTCGCTCGTTTGACCTAGAGTTAGGGGCGATCGCTATTATTTATTTTGTCCAAGGCGCAATGGCAATCTCGCAGCTTGCCGTCAGTTTCTTCCTTAAGGATGACTTGGGGCTTAGCCCTGCGGAAGTTGCATCAATGGTGGGGATTACAATGATCCCTTGGACAATTAAGCCCCTCTATGGTCTGATTTCCGACGGATTCCCTATATTTGGTTATCGCCGTCGCCCATACCTACTAATTTCAAGTGTGTTAGGGATTTTTTCATGGTCAAGTATGGGGCTATGGGTGACAACTCCCTTTTGGGCGATCGCCATGATTGCCTTCGGTTCTCTTTCACTAGCTTGTTCGGATGCAATTACTGATGCTTTGATTGTGCAGCGTGCAAGACTGGAGCCAGAGGGAGATGCAGGTTCTTTGCAGTCATTTAGCTGGATTGCCTCATCCATTGGCGCAATTATGTCTGCTTATTTGAGTGGATATTTACTAGAGCATTTTGGTGCGAAGTTTGTATTTGAGATTACGGCTATTTTGCCCCTATTGGTAGGGATTTCTGCCTTTGCGATCGCTGATCCACCGATGTCCACGGTATATATTGTTGCGCCTGACAAATCAGCAACTAATCTTGAATCGGCAACACCTGCGACTCTATCTCGAAATTCACAGTTATGGATGTCGCTGAAGTTTAACTTTGGTCAGTTACGCCAAGCCTTTACCAATAAAGCCATTTGGCTTCCGACACTTTTCTTGTTTATCTGGCAAGCAACACCCAGTTCTGATACCGCCTTTTTCTATTTCACTACGAATGAACTGAAATTTAATCCTGAATTTTTAGGGACAATCAAGTTTTTCGCAAGTTGGGCAGGTTTACTAGGTGTATGGCTATTTCAACGCTTTTTTAAAGCAGTGCCAACCCGCAAGATTTTCTTTTGGACTACGATTATTTCCACAGTTTTAGGATTAACTAGTTTATTACTTGTGACCCATACTAATAGAGCCTTAGGTATTGACGATCGCTGGTTTAGTCTTGGTGATAGCTTGATTTTGACGGTTGCTGGCAGAATTGCGTTTATGCCTGTTTTGGTTTTGGCAGCAAGGCTTTGCCCTGAAGGGATCGAAGCAACTTTATTTGCGTTGTTGATGTCGGTTATTAATATCTCAGCGCTCTGTTCATTTCAATTAGGGGCTGTGCTAACCCATTTTCTAGGGGTTACGGAATCCAATTTCGATAATCTTTGGTTATTGATTACAATTGCTAATATCAGTAGTCTTTTGCCACTCCCATTCTTAAAATGGTTGCCTGACGAAAAGAATGGTAAGTTTCACCAGTCTAATCAAACGACAGCTTTACCTGATTCGCAATCTTTAGACATTAAAAACGAATTGGTTAGTGAGCAACCTGAAGTGGTTTTACAAGAAAATCCATAG
- a CDS encoding YdcF family protein, which yields MESLIFFAFLWLLWLISPRFWKRRVILPVAIIGLILLFVTSPLMLALANQGLIFSLPQDSGEKVDAVVILGRGEPLRARRVEFGAEIWEQKRAPMLFVSGMLDAEEILTQLAQKGLPKSQISGERCSQTTEENAQFTTALLYPKGIQKILLLTDAPHMLRAQILFQNHGFKVIPHMIPLPLQWSTIKQLKVVLREYAALLNYQWNGYLRPRTQEEIVNPSEKVSDRLKNWNCRLNI from the coding sequence ATGGAATCACTGATTTTTTTTGCTTTTCTCTGGTTACTTTGGCTAATTAGTCCTCGCTTTTGGAAACGTCGAGTTATTTTACCAGTCGCTATTATTGGATTAATTTTGCTATTTGTAACCTCTCCTTTGATGCTTGCTTTGGCAAATCAAGGCTTAATTTTTTCTCTGCCGCAAGATTCTGGTGAAAAAGTTGATGCCGTTGTCATTTTAGGGCGAGGCGAACCATTACGAGCTAGAAGAGTAGAATTTGGTGCTGAAATCTGGGAACAAAAACGTGCCCCTATGCTATTTGTGAGTGGAATGTTAGATGCAGAAGAAATACTTACCCAGCTAGCACAAAAAGGACTTCCTAAGTCACAAATAAGTGGTGAGAGATGTTCGCAAACAACCGAAGAAAATGCCCAGTTTACGACAGCATTACTTTATCCGAAGGGAATTCAGAAAATATTGTTGTTGACAGATGCACCTCACATGCTACGAGCGCAAATTTTATTTCAGAACCATGGTTTTAAAGTTATTCCTCATATGATACCTTTACCTTTGCAATGGAGTACCATCAAGCAACTCAAAGTGGTATTAAGAGAGTATGCAGCCTTATTAAATTATCAATGGAATGGATATTTACGTCCCAGAACCCAAGAGGAGATTGTGAATCCATCAGAAAAAGTTAGCGATCGCCTTAAGAATTGGAACTGCCGACTGAATATATAG